One part of the Anaeromyxobacter sp. Fw109-5 genome encodes these proteins:
- a CDS encoding menaquinone biosynthesis decarboxylase, whose amino-acid sequence MAYRSLREFLDRLEKAGELLRVKEPVDPVLEMAALADRAAKQGGPALLFENVKGRAPGGFPVAMNLFGTRRRASWALSSEDFEEHARELRSLLHMAPPQSLWDKLKMLPKLGKLATMTPKHVSSAASQEVVLREPDLGQLPVLTTWPHDGGPFVTLPQVITRDPDTGIRNVGMYRLQVLGPRRLAMHWQLHKTATAHYRGYRKRGEPMPVAIALGGDPALTYCASAPLPPNVDEYLFAGFLRGEAVRMTKGVAVDLDVPADADLVIEGYVDTAAPLVREGPFGDHTGFYSLADDYPALDVVAVTHRRGAIYPATVVGPPPVEDQWLGKATERIFLPMLQMIFPEIVDMAMPVEGVFHNLCLISIKKEHPGQAKKVIHGLWGSGQMAQTKTLVVFDDDVDVQDVPQAAWRAFANVDVKRDLVIADGPVDVLDHAATHFAFGGKIGVDATRKWREEGGREWPEVCVHPPEVIARMDALYERLVPGAERPRRPRIAPPPAASWKPPSGGILQ is encoded by the coding sequence ATGGCCTACCGCTCCCTGCGGGAGTTCCTCGATCGGCTGGAGAAGGCGGGCGAGCTCCTCCGCGTGAAGGAGCCGGTCGATCCGGTCCTCGAGATGGCCGCGCTGGCGGATCGCGCGGCGAAGCAGGGGGGGCCGGCGCTCCTCTTCGAGAACGTGAAGGGTCGGGCGCCCGGCGGGTTCCCGGTGGCGATGAACCTGTTCGGGACGCGGCGCCGGGCGAGCTGGGCGCTCTCCTCGGAGGACTTCGAGGAGCACGCGCGCGAGCTCCGCTCGCTCCTGCACATGGCCCCGCCGCAGTCGCTCTGGGACAAGCTGAAGATGCTCCCGAAGCTCGGGAAGCTCGCGACGATGACGCCGAAGCACGTCTCCTCGGCGGCGAGCCAGGAGGTGGTGCTGCGCGAGCCCGACCTCGGTCAGCTGCCGGTGCTCACCACCTGGCCGCACGACGGCGGCCCGTTCGTCACCCTCCCGCAGGTGATCACGCGGGATCCGGACACCGGCATCCGCAACGTCGGCATGTACCGGCTCCAGGTGCTCGGTCCCCGGCGGCTCGCCATGCACTGGCAGCTCCACAAGACCGCGACGGCCCACTACCGCGGCTACCGGAAGCGCGGCGAGCCCATGCCGGTCGCGATCGCGCTCGGCGGCGATCCCGCCCTCACCTACTGCGCCTCGGCGCCGCTGCCGCCCAACGTGGACGAGTACCTGTTCGCCGGGTTCCTGCGCGGCGAGGCGGTGCGGATGACGAAGGGCGTGGCGGTGGACCTCGACGTCCCCGCCGACGCGGATCTCGTCATCGAGGGCTACGTGGACACCGCGGCACCCCTCGTGCGCGAGGGGCCGTTCGGCGATCACACCGGCTTCTACTCGCTCGCGGACGACTACCCCGCCCTGGACGTGGTCGCCGTCACCCACCGCCGCGGCGCGATCTACCCCGCCACCGTGGTGGGTCCGCCGCCGGTCGAGGACCAGTGGCTCGGCAAGGCGACGGAGCGGATCTTCCTGCCGATGCTGCAGATGATCTTCCCGGAGATCGTCGACATGGCGATGCCGGTGGAGGGCGTGTTCCACAACCTCTGCCTCATCTCCATCAAGAAGGAGCACCCCGGCCAGGCGAAGAAGGTCATCCACGGTCTGTGGGGCTCGGGCCAGATGGCGCAGACGAAGACGCTCGTGGTCTTCGACGACGACGTGGACGTGCAGGACGTGCCGCAGGCCGCCTGGCGCGCCTTCGCCAACGTGGACGTGAAGCGCGACCTCGTGATCGCCGACGGCCCGGTGGACGTGCTCGACCACGCCGCCACGCACTTCGCGTTCGGCGGGAAGATCGGCGTGGACGCGACGCGGAAGTGGCGGGAGGAGGGCGGGCGCGAGTGGCCGGAGGTGTGCGTCCACCCGCCCGAGGTGATCGCGCGGATGGACGCGCTGTACGAGCGGCTGGTCCCCGGCGCGGAGCGGCCGCGCCGGCCGCGCATCGCGCCGCCGCCGGCCGCGTCGTGGAAGCCGCCCAGCGGAGGGATCCTCCAGTGA
- a CDS encoding ubiquinone/menaquinone biosynthesis methyltransferase: MSVPLPGEAQRGSAVRAMFDRIAPRYDLLNRVMTLKVDQAWRRRLLADLAPRDGEALLDLCAGTMDVAALARRRSPGLRIVGADFSFQMLARGVEKTGLPASQADAMALPFHASRFDLATVTFGMRNLERFELGLAELARVLKPGGRLGVLEFFRPESTGSRFVHGAYNRLALPVLGRILSPDPEAYRYLVASMERFASRPEFEEAARRAGFREVRGETLFPGVCGLVTAVRA; this comes from the coding sequence GTGAGCGTCCCCCTCCCCGGCGAGGCGCAGCGCGGCTCGGCGGTGCGGGCGATGTTCGACCGCATCGCCCCCCGCTACGACCTGCTCAACCGCGTGATGACGCTGAAGGTCGATCAGGCCTGGCGCCGGCGGCTCCTCGCGGACCTGGCGCCGCGCGACGGCGAGGCCCTGCTCGACCTGTGCGCCGGCACCATGGACGTCGCCGCCCTCGCCCGCCGGCGCTCGCCGGGCCTCCGGATCGTCGGCGCGGACTTCTCGTTCCAGATGCTCGCGCGCGGCGTCGAGAAGACGGGGCTGCCCGCCTCGCAGGCGGACGCGATGGCGCTCCCCTTCCACGCGTCGCGCTTCGACCTCGCCACCGTGACGTTCGGGATGCGCAACCTGGAGCGCTTCGAGTTGGGGCTCGCCGAGCTCGCGCGCGTGCTGAAGCCCGGCGGCCGCCTCGGCGTCCTCGAGTTCTTCCGGCCCGAGTCGACCGGCTCGCGCTTCGTCCACGGCGCGTACAACCGGCTCGCGCTGCCGGTCCTGGGGCGCATCCTCTCGCCGGATCCGGAGGCGTACCGCTACCTCGTCGCCTCCATGGAGCGGTTCGCGTCGCGCCCGGAGTTCGAGGAGGCGGCCCGGCGCGCCGGCTTCCGCGAGGTGCGGGGCGAGACGCTCTTCCCCGGGGTCTGCGGCCTCGTCACGGCGGTGCGGGCATGA
- a CDS encoding UbiX family flavin prenyltransferase: MKLVVAVSGATGAPYARRLLDFLAANGERHGVSVDLVFTQTGKQVWKQEIGAEPRYPFPVWKNQDFTAPFASGSALYDGMVIVPCSSGALARIAHGISIDLVGRAGDVMLKEGKKLVLVLRETPLSLVHARAIAQVIEAGATVLPASPSFYSGPKTIDALVDTVVSRVLDRLGLPNELMKRWEGLSGSGRGDAAPDPMEEP; encoded by the coding sequence ATGAAGCTCGTGGTGGCCGTCTCGGGCGCGACGGGCGCCCCCTACGCGAGGCGGCTCCTCGACTTCCTCGCCGCCAACGGGGAGAGGCACGGCGTCTCCGTGGACCTGGTCTTCACCCAGACCGGCAAGCAGGTGTGGAAGCAGGAGATCGGCGCGGAGCCGCGCTACCCGTTCCCGGTCTGGAAGAACCAGGACTTCACCGCGCCGTTCGCGTCGGGCTCCGCGCTCTACGACGGCATGGTGATCGTCCCCTGCTCGTCGGGCGCGCTCGCGCGCATCGCGCACGGCATCTCCATCGACCTCGTGGGCCGCGCCGGGGACGTGATGCTGAAGGAGGGGAAGAAGCTCGTGCTCGTGCTCCGCGAGACGCCGCTCTCGCTCGTGCACGCGCGCGCCATCGCGCAGGTCATCGAGGCGGGGGCCACCGTCCTGCCCGCCTCGCCGTCGTTCTACTCCGGGCCGAAGACCATCGACGCGCTCGTGGACACGGTGGTGTCCCGGGTGCTCGACCGCCTCGGCCTGCCGAACGAGCTCATGAAGCGCTGGGAAGGCCTATCAGGTTCTGGCCGGGGGGATGCGGCCCCCGATCCGATGGAGGAGCCGTAG
- the mqnE gene encoding aminofutalosine synthase MqnE has translation MISTLAHRALERDGLGPIRDKVLAGERLGDADALRLLEAADLAAVGALANHVREARHGDLTFYNRNVHLNPTNVCVATCKFCSFARKDDQAASEGYTMSLDEAVQKVLSRRGLGITEVHIVSGLHPDLPWEYYPELLRRIRQAWPELAIKAFTAIEIHFFAEKFGKSYEQVLRELHEAGMDTMPGGGAEIFATRVRRKICDDKATAEQWLEIHRTAHRLGLKTNATMLYGHIERLDERVDHMRLLRELQDETGGFQVFIPLAFHPEHNMIGKAFPKPTGYDALRTLAVARLYLDNFDHVKAYWVSLGERLAQTSLAFGVDDVDGTVLEERIYHMAGSTVPQALSERTLHELIRAAGRVPAERDSLYRVLKVHEQPPSDAPGRLQVTA, from the coding sequence ATGATCTCGACCCTCGCGCACCGCGCGCTCGAGCGCGACGGCCTCGGGCCGATCCGCGACAAGGTCCTCGCCGGCGAGCGGCTCGGCGACGCGGACGCGCTCCGGCTCCTGGAGGCGGCGGACCTCGCCGCGGTGGGCGCCCTGGCGAACCACGTCCGCGAGGCGCGCCACGGCGATCTCACCTTCTACAACCGCAACGTCCACCTGAACCCGACGAACGTCTGCGTCGCGACCTGCAAGTTCTGCTCGTTCGCGCGCAAGGACGATCAGGCCGCCTCCGAGGGCTACACGATGTCCCTCGACGAGGCCGTGCAGAAGGTCCTCTCGCGCCGCGGGCTCGGGATCACCGAGGTGCACATCGTCTCCGGGCTGCACCCGGACCTGCCCTGGGAGTACTACCCGGAGCTGCTGCGCCGCATCCGCCAGGCCTGGCCCGAGCTCGCCATCAAGGCCTTCACCGCCATCGAGATCCACTTCTTCGCGGAGAAGTTCGGGAAGAGCTACGAGCAGGTGCTGCGCGAGCTGCACGAGGCCGGCATGGACACCATGCCCGGCGGGGGCGCCGAGATCTTCGCGACGCGCGTGCGCCGCAAGATCTGCGACGACAAGGCCACCGCCGAGCAGTGGCTCGAGATCCACCGCACCGCCCACCGGCTGGGCCTCAAGACCAACGCCACCATGCTCTACGGCCACATCGAGCGGCTCGACGAGCGCGTGGACCACATGCGGCTCCTGCGCGAGCTGCAGGACGAGACCGGCGGCTTCCAGGTCTTCATCCCGCTCGCCTTCCACCCCGAGCACAACATGATCGGCAAGGCCTTCCCCAAGCCGACCGGGTACGACGCGCTGCGCACCCTCGCGGTGGCGCGGCTGTACCTCGACAACTTCGACCACGTGAAGGCGTACTGGGTCTCGCTCGGCGAGCGGCTCGCGCAGACGTCGCTCGCGTTCGGCGTGGACGACGTCGACGGCACCGTGCTCGAGGAGCGCATCTACCACATGGCCGGCTCGACCGTCCCGCAGGCGCTCTCGGAGCGGACGCTGCACGAGCTCATCCGCGCCGCGGGCCGCGTGCCCGCCGAGCGCGACAGCCTGTACCGCGTCCTGAAGGTGCATGAGCAGCCGCCGAGCGACGCGCCCGGACGCCTGCAGGTCACCGCCTGA
- the mqnC gene encoding cyclic dehypoxanthinyl futalosine synthase yields the protein MPKLRAAAVSFLNAHPLTVGLEGSDRIELVPAEPSRCAAMLEDGEVDLALVSVAALTKGEYEIVPGIAIGADGPVQTVVLAGEQSPAIWDEVFLDTASRTSHVLAKLVLDAMGVHPKFTPMHADEGLARAKGTKGALVIGDRAFGVRANHVLDLGREWTHLTGLPMIFALWAARPGRVSPEDVQELTRAAQHGLGVRTELAQRFAAQKGGDPERFRRYLTQRIRYGLGPHELDGLEAFLGRAAEKGFLPPMKLRFVDDVVRTTRTRRLVSLDTALQKGADGERLDADEAELLDEKAPLLELGLAADARRRALHPDGAVTYIVSRNVNYTNVCTTACHFCAFYRPRGHKEAYVLDRDELTRKIDETVALGGIEILLQGGLHPDLGVEWYEDLFRWVKARWPAINLHALSPEEIWHIARTSELPLDDTIARLIAAGLDSIPGGGAEILDDEVRRRIAPLKCSSDEWLSVMRAAHLKGLRSTATMMFGVGEEPRHRVAHLVRLRELQDETRGFTAFICWPFQSANTRLTASDTSAQAYLRVNAVSRLVLDNVPNLQASWVTMGGGVAQASLHMGCNDFGSVMIEENVVSAAGTTFQMDAEEVERHIRDAGFRPARRNMRYERVGDAAA from the coding sequence ATGCCGAAGCTCCGCGCCGCAGCCGTCTCCTTCCTGAACGCGCACCCGCTCACCGTCGGGCTCGAGGGCTCCGACCGGATCGAGCTCGTCCCCGCCGAGCCGTCGCGGTGCGCCGCGATGCTGGAGGACGGCGAGGTGGATCTCGCGCTCGTCTCGGTCGCGGCCCTCACCAAGGGCGAGTACGAGATCGTCCCGGGCATCGCCATCGGCGCGGACGGGCCGGTGCAGACGGTGGTCCTCGCCGGCGAGCAGTCGCCCGCGATCTGGGACGAGGTGTTCCTCGACACGGCCTCGCGCACCTCGCACGTGCTCGCCAAGCTCGTGCTCGACGCGATGGGCGTTCACCCCAAGTTCACGCCGATGCACGCGGACGAGGGGCTCGCGCGCGCCAAGGGGACGAAGGGCGCGCTCGTCATCGGGGACCGCGCCTTCGGCGTGCGGGCGAACCACGTGCTCGACCTCGGGCGCGAGTGGACGCACCTCACCGGCCTGCCCATGATCTTCGCCCTGTGGGCCGCGCGCCCGGGGCGCGTCTCGCCGGAGGACGTGCAGGAGCTGACGCGCGCCGCGCAGCACGGCCTCGGCGTCCGCACCGAGCTCGCCCAGCGCTTCGCCGCGCAGAAGGGCGGCGATCCGGAGCGCTTCCGGCGCTACCTCACGCAGCGCATCCGCTACGGGCTCGGGCCGCACGAGCTGGACGGCCTGGAGGCCTTCCTCGGCAGGGCGGCCGAGAAGGGGTTCCTGCCGCCCATGAAGCTGCGCTTCGTCGACGACGTGGTCCGCACGACGCGCACGCGGCGGCTGGTGTCGCTCGACACCGCGCTGCAGAAGGGCGCCGACGGCGAGCGCCTCGACGCGGACGAGGCGGAGCTCCTCGACGAGAAGGCGCCGCTCCTCGAGCTCGGCCTCGCCGCCGACGCCCGCCGCCGCGCGCTCCACCCGGACGGAGCGGTCACGTACATCGTATCGCGGAACGTGAACTACACGAACGTCTGCACCACGGCGTGCCACTTCTGCGCGTTCTACCGGCCGCGCGGCCACAAGGAGGCCTACGTCCTCGACCGCGACGAGCTGACCCGCAAGATCGACGAGACCGTCGCCCTCGGCGGCATCGAGATCCTGCTCCAGGGCGGCCTGCACCCCGACCTCGGCGTCGAGTGGTACGAGGACCTCTTCCGCTGGGTGAAGGCGAGGTGGCCGGCGATCAACCTGCACGCCCTCTCCCCCGAGGAGATCTGGCACATCGCCCGCACGAGCGAGCTGCCGCTCGACGACACCATCGCGCGGCTCATCGCGGCCGGCCTCGACTCGATCCCCGGCGGCGGCGCGGAGATCCTCGACGACGAGGTCCGCCGCCGGATCGCCCCGCTCAAGTGCTCCAGCGACGAGTGGCTGTCGGTCATGCGGGCGGCCCATTTGAAGGGGCTGCGCAGCACGGCCACCATGATGTTCGGGGTGGGCGAGGAGCCCCGCCACCGGGTCGCCCACCTCGTGCGCCTGCGCGAGCTGCAGGACGAGACGCGCGGCTTCACCGCCTTCATCTGCTGGCCGTTCCAGTCGGCCAACACCCGCCTCACCGCGTCCGACACGAGCGCGCAGGCCTACCTCAGGGTCAACGCGGTCTCGCGGCTCGTCCTCGACAACGTGCCGAACCTGCAGGCCTCCTGGGTGACCATGGGCGGCGGGGTCGCGCAGGCCTCCCTGCACATGGGCTGCAACGACTTCGGCTCGGTGATGATCGAGGAGAACGTGGTCTCCGCGGCCGGCACGACGTTCCAGATGGACGCGGAGGAGGTCGAGCGGCACATCCGCGACGCGGGCTTCCGGCCGGCGCGGCGGAACATGAGGTACGAGCGCGTGGGGGACGCCGCGGCGTGA
- a CDS encoding amidohydrolase family protein, giving the protein MVAVGPRAELEARFGRGQRLDAVILPALVNAHVHLELSHMAGRVAGGEGLPSWIQLFLSARAHASREQQVQAMIMSAEDMVRFGVAAVGDVSNTLGSVQPLAQVGIGGTVYHEVFGVTPARIEAALAGARAARASCPPAAGLRVVLSPHAVYSTHGPTLAQLLRAGPASIHLAEDPAERALCATGTGDFARMYTSLGAPRSLRPHARSPVAFVAEHLAPHHLVVHCVDVDEDDVALLAATGATVVLCPRSNRYIVGKLPPLAAFLEAGVPLAVGTDSLASCPSLSPLCDLALLRRELPQVPASDLLPLAWNGPAVGAPHVGALAPGTAPGVLSAPLRGARVEDPFDFVVSTFGAEERPFTWLARPRAEALA; this is encoded by the coding sequence GTGGTCGCCGTCGGCCCGCGCGCCGAGCTCGAGGCCCGCTTCGGCCGGGGCCAGCGGCTCGACGCGGTGATCCTCCCCGCGCTGGTGAACGCCCACGTGCACCTCGAGCTCTCGCACATGGCCGGGCGGGTCGCCGGCGGCGAGGGGCTCCCCTCCTGGATCCAGCTCTTCCTCTCCGCGCGCGCCCACGCGAGCCGCGAGCAGCAGGTGCAGGCGATGATCATGTCCGCCGAGGACATGGTCCGCTTCGGCGTCGCGGCGGTGGGCGACGTCTCGAACACGCTCGGCTCGGTGCAGCCGCTCGCCCAGGTCGGGATCGGCGGGACGGTCTACCACGAGGTGTTCGGCGTGACGCCCGCGCGGATCGAGGCGGCCCTCGCCGGCGCCCGGGCGGCGCGCGCCTCCTGCCCGCCCGCGGCGGGGCTGCGCGTCGTGCTGTCGCCGCACGCGGTCTACTCGACCCACGGCCCCACGCTCGCGCAGCTGCTCCGCGCCGGGCCGGCCTCCATCCATCTGGCGGAGGACCCGGCGGAGCGCGCGCTGTGCGCCACCGGGACGGGCGACTTCGCGCGGATGTACACCTCCCTCGGCGCGCCACGCTCGCTCCGCCCGCACGCGCGCTCGCCGGTCGCGTTCGTCGCCGAGCACCTCGCGCCCCATCACCTCGTCGTCCACTGCGTCGACGTGGACGAGGACGACGTGGCGCTCCTCGCCGCCACCGGGGCGACGGTCGTCCTCTGCCCGCGCTCCAACCGCTACATCGTGGGGAAGCTCCCGCCGCTCGCGGCGTTCCTCGAGGCCGGCGTGCCGCTCGCCGTGGGCACCGACTCGCTCGCCTCCTGCCCGTCGCTCTCGCCCCTCTGCGATCTCGCCCTCCTCCGCCGCGAGCTCCCGCAGGTCCCGGCCTCGGACCTCCTGCCGCTCGCCTGGAACGGCCCCGCCGTCGGCGCGCCGCACGTGGGGGCCCTCGCCCCCGGCACGGCCCCGGGCGTCCTCTCCGCGCCGCTCCGCGGCGCGCGCGTGGAGGACCCCTTCGACTTCGTCGTCTCGACGTTCGGCGCCGAGGAGCGCCCCTTCACCTGGCTCGCGCGCCCGCGCGCGGAGGCCCTCGCATGA